One segment of Tetrapisispora phaffii CBS 4417 chromosome 1, complete genome DNA contains the following:
- the RPL39 gene encoding 60S ribosomal protein eL39 (similar to Saccharomyces cerevisiae RPL39 (YJL189W); ancestral locus Anc_1.148), with protein MPAQKSFRIKQKLAKAKKQNRPLPQWIRLRTDNTIRYNAKRRHWRRTKLNF; from the exons ATGCCA GCTCAAAAATCTTTCAGAATCAAGCAAAAGTTAGCTAAGGCTAAGAAGCAAAACAGACCATTACCACAATGGATCAGATTAAGAACTGACAACACTATCCGTTACAATGCCAAGAGAAGACACTGGAGAAGAACAAAGTTGAACTTCTAA
- the RPS22A gene encoding 40S ribosomal protein uS8 (similar to Saccharomyces cerevisiae RPS22A (YJL190C); ancestral locus Anc_1.147) — MTRTSVLADALNAINNAEKAGKRQVMIRPSSKVIIKFLQVVQKHGYIGEFEYIDDHRSGKIVIQLNGRLNKVGVISPRFNVKISEIEKWTENLLPARQFGYVILTTSAGIMDHEEARRKHVSGKILGFVY; from the coding sequence ATGACTAGAACTTCTGTCTTAGCCGATGCTTTAAACGCTATCAACAACGCCGAAAAGGCTGGTAAGCGTCAAGTTATGATTAGACCATCCTCCAAGGTCATCATCAAATTCTTACAAGTCGTCCAAAAGCACGGTTACATTGGTGAATTCGAATACATTGACGACCACAGATCCGGTAAGATTGTTATCCAATTAAACGGTAGATTAAACAAGGTCGGTGTCATTTCCCCAAGATTCAACGTTAAGATTAGTGAGATTGAAAAGTGGACTGAAAACTTATTACCAGCCAGACAATTCGGTTACGTTATCTTAACTACTTCTGCCGGTATTATGGACCACGAAGAAGCCAGAAGAAAGCACGTCTCTGGTAAGATTTTAGGTTTCGTTTACTAG
- the TPHA0A02570 gene encoding elongation of very long chain fatty acids protein (similar to Saccharomyces cerevisiae FEN1 (YCR034W) and ELO1 (YJL196C); ancestral locus Anc_1.140), translating into MNSTIEQVASTAANITGIEGFIPTLERPFFNIYLWDVFNKYATLISGGRFIPNQFEYIPETLPLGNLKQVLAAIATYYLVIFGGREVLRNVQPLKLNFLFQLHNLFLTSISLMLLILMVEQLVPIIYNNGLFYAICNIGAWTQPMVTLYYCNYIIKFIEFIDTLFLVLKHKKLTFLHTYHHGATALLCYTQLIGTTAISWVPITLNLGVHVLMYWYYFLAARGIRVWWKEWVTRFQIIQFILDISFIYFAVYQKIVHLYFPSLPYCGDCVGSPTATFSGCGIISSYLVLFIGFYIDVYRRKDTKKSRVVKRARGGVAAKVNEYVSVDISSVQTPSPSPSPSTRTRRKN; encoded by the coding sequence atgaacTCCACAATTGAACAGGTTGCTTCTACTGCAGCTAATATCACTGGTATAGAAGGCTTCATTCCCACTTTAGAACGTccttttttcaatatctacTTATGGGATGTTTTTAACAAATATGCCACCTTAATCTCTGGCGGTAGATTTATTCCAAATCAGTTTGAATACATTCCAGAAACATTACCATTGGGTAATTTAAAACAAGTTTTAGCTGCCATTGCAACATACTATTTGGTTATTTTCGGTGGTAGAGAAGTCCTAAGAAATGTTCAACCTTTGAAATTgaactttctttttcaactgcataatttgtttttgacTTCAATTTCACTtatgttattaatattgatgGTTGAACAATTAGTCccaattatttataataatggGTTATTCTATGCCATTTGTAACATTGGTGCTTGGACTCAACCTATGGTTACTTTATACTACTGTAActatattatcaaattcattgaattcattgataCCTTgtttttagttttaaagcacaaaaaattaacttTCTTACACACTTATCATCATGGTGCCACCGCTTTATTATGTTACACACAATTGATTGGTACTACTGCAATCTCATGGGTTCCAATCACATTGAACTTAGGTGTTCATGTGTTAATGTACTGGTACTACTTTTTAGCAGCTAGAGGTATCAGAGTTTGGTGGAAAGAATGGGTTACTAGATTCCAAatcattcaattcattttggatattagttttatttattttgcTGTTTACCAAAAGATCGTCCATCTTTACTTCCCATCACTACCATACTGTGGTGACTGTGTCGGTTCTCCAACCGCCACCTTCTCTGGTTGTGGTATCATCTCTTCTTATCTAGTATTATTCATCGGGTTTTATATCGATGTTTACAGACGTAAGGATACTAAAAAGAGTAGAGTTGTGAAACGTGCCCGTGGTGGTGTTGCTGCAAAAGTAAATGAGTATGTTAGCGTTGATATAAGCAGTGTTCAAACTCCATCTCCATCTCCATCTCCAAGTACAAGAACTAGAAGAAAGAACTAG
- the SNT1 gene encoding Snt1p (similar to Saccharomyces cerevisiae SNT1 (YCR033W); ancestral locus Anc_1.141): MVDSSIISSNSPKKNEDKKRYYYSNSSSNITRPNSHGNPNNMHLYSNNSNNSVTNINKKYPYYNHPNSHGNSTPLSTNESINQHTKQSRYDPNSINRPSSTSRLTGSRYNPEEKSQLSQTISNPATNSQPISIGNNSNINVSRYSGSRYNPQPKPNHYNNNATGVNSIASGQVNIRNRPKSTDPVVSRNSSHTYRNSSATNVTGYNDLSKDTQFNSQRNSLPLQNKWKTTYSPLGKTSTDQSFTTNHDGYENDSQKQQNHYNNNTSRNNSWKSARVAKSLTSSYVAPSPKRYNPNPVTNLTSSLEASNQSQTTTPITTAPLKISSNVDQQETNKDMPSNDDQDNSFAKYSITEVNSKEQSQRYIPSLNPHSLGSSLINSVKVPEKITKPLHNEQVIRKGSIKKVSKSEEQYIDIEYKSEQSGTSSPVSTKRDSKVFQGGDNLRKRSLSASKTPNRSSGFLWSQADENDTLMTNDVNDEKSKLINNIFKQDYKHTGDIEKLDEESKLNDKSILKKQLLTNYNYIFDPKVLKTDFDAVRKNLPLSKGYTTPLTEIDSCIFPMGRAETKLWELKNQKRDDIISEQKYLLKTPLKAISDYPFIDENKLLYKQAVRPTLSTSISKTKKYERLRKVQLKKQFIDLKNNWVKTCDRLDSISNKLRSEEIAYKKKLAEEEEERLKAEKELLEEQKKASGSSRRRNRADFVDDTDMESVLLQIDPNYKHFKIAATIPPMIIDPIEKYSMKFKDVNNLITDKDQWSSRVLSDGIDNFTEYEHELFVEGYLSYPKKFGKISNHMGNLRTPEECVLHYYRTKKKVNYKKLIIEKNKKRKGGVSKKKTKKKEKSNEITDTNEDTTMEAEQEQPSNIKEETLHDNDKEEIVVENEEIISKEENSISNEEIVTNEQNTDTNDNGIPNETSSINNVKSTYVEPATMEQGIEKTDATVNPEITAHPITIESSIEGENKPVPNNEFPDLANSTNSRNETEIQESNKRNFEEVVYTSGTEPKYPHNNQYHADYEHYSKLDENAYDASSKKKFKPQIDHKSSYWSVKEANLFPDLLKQYGSQWILISNALGTKSTTMVRNYYQRNAAQQGWKLIVEEADSKLNATSSGSVQQSQILIQAGQQQTNAAVMYSQNGVPIQQKPALGFFSNTDNEGANSSTTALASTAQPFSQESAPKDIFSSVSSTGITLPPPRLPSIQLGRPSIFPQNGQYSGDSHVPSQLPPSRFSSVSHQSNRISDLLNSKTPDVASANTNAEASPINSSITNDSSKQIFTEARPASQINTRPLISSLLNYESNQPDMKAVTNRVLVVPSTIPISPMQLQANTMQPPQLPALNFNTDPLAALAAIASASENMSPLLTKNTTPSSSAQDSTTQLKETK, translated from the coding sequence ATGGTAGATTCCAGTATAATATCTTCTAATTCTCCAAAAAAGAATGAGGATAagaaaagatattattattcaaatagttcttcaaatataacGAGACCAAATAGTCATGGTAATCCAAACAATATgcatttatattcaaataatagtaataattcTGTTACAAATatcaacaaaaaatatcCATATTATAATCATCCTAATAGTCATGGTAATTCTACACCACTTTCAACAAATGAGTCCATCAATCAACACACAAAACAATCAAGGTATGATccaaattcaattaatagACCAAGTTCAACTAGTAGATTAACAGGAAGTCGATATAACCCAGAAGAAAAATCACAGCTATCTCAAACTATTTCAAATCCAGCAACAAATTCTCAGCCAATATCTATTGGGAATAACAGTAATATAAATGTTTCAAGGTATTCTGGTAGTCGTTATAACCCACAACCCAAACCAaatcattataataataacgCAACAGGTGTTAATTCAATTGCATCAGGTCAGGtaaatattagaaataGACCTAAATCAACAGATCCTGTCGTAAGTAGAAACTCAAGTCATACTTATCGCAATAGCAGTGCCACTAATGTTACAGGATATAATGATCTAAGTAAAGACACACAATTTAATTCACAACGAAACTCATTGcctttacaaaataaatggAAAACAACATATTCCCCACTTGGCAAAACTTCTACTGATCAATCTTTTACTACGAATCATGATGGTTATGAAAATGATAGtcaaaaacaacaaaatcattacaataataatacttcAAGGAACAATTCTTGGAAAAGTGCCAGGGTTGCAAAAAGTTTAACATCATCATATGTAGCTCCAAGTCCAAAGAGATACAATCCCAACCCAGTAACAAATCTAACTTCCTCGTTAGAAGCTTCGAATCAATCACAAACAACTACTCCAATAACGACTGCCCCACTAAAAATATCCAGCAATGTGGATCAGCAAGAAACCAATAAAGATATGCCTTCTAATGATGATCAAGATAATAGTTTTGCAAAATATAGCATAACAGAGGTAAACTCAAAAGAGCAGTCACAAAGATATATACCGTCTCTAAATCCGCATTCATTAGGCTCtagtttaattaattcTGTAAAAGTTCCAGAAAAGATCACCAAACCTTTACATAATGAACAGGTTATCAGGAAAGGgtcaattaaaaaagttaGTAAATCGGAAGAGCAATACATTGATATTGAATACAAATCCGAGCAATCGGGCACTTCATCTCCAGTTTCAACTAAAAGAGACTCTAAAGTATTTCAAGGAGGTGATAATTTAAGAAAACGTAGTTTGTCTGCTTCAAAAACTCCAAATAGAAGTTCCGGTTTCCTTTGGTCACAGGCCGATGAGAATGATACACTTATGACAAATGATGTTAATGATGAGAAAAgcaaattaataaataatatatttaaacaagATTATAAGCACACAGGTGatatagaaaaattagaCGAAGAATCTAAGTTGAACGACAAAtctattttgaaaaaacaacttttaacaaattataattatatttttgatcCAAAAGTTTTGAAAACAGATTTTGATGCTGTGAGAAAAAATCTCCCACTTTCAAAAGGTTATACCACACCACTTACTGAAATCGATTCGTGTATATTTCCTATGGGGAGAGCCGAAACTAAACTATGggaattgaaaaatcaaaagaGAGATGATATAATTTCTGAACAGAAATATCTATTGAAGACGCCCCTAAAAGCAATCAGTGATTATCCCTTTATTGACGAAAATAAATTGCTCTATAAACAAGCTGTAAGACCTACTCTAAGCACATCTATTTCCaagacaaaaaaatatgagCGTCTGAGAAAGgttcaattgaaaaagcaATTTatagatttgaaaaataactGGGTTAAAACATGCGATAGATTGGATAGTATAAGTAATAAGCTAAGAAGTGAAGAGATTGCATACAAAAAGAAACTtgctgaagaagaagaagaaagacTAAAAGCGGAAAAAGAATTGTTAGAAGAACAAAAGAAAGCTAGTGGAAGTTCTCGTCGTAGGAATAGAGCCGATTTTGTAGATGACACAGATATGGAAAGCGTATTGCTACAAATCGATCCTAATTATAAACACTTTAAAATAGCTGCCACAATTCCCCCAATGATAATTGATCCAATAGAAAAATACAGTatgaaatttaaagatgttAACAATCTAATTACAGATAAAGATCAGTGGAGTTCTAGAGTTCTATCCGATGGTATCGACAATTTTACAGAGTATGAACATGAATTATTTGTGGAAGGTTACTTATCGTATCCAAAGAAATTTGGGAAAATATCTAACCATATGGGCAATTTACGAACACCAGAAGAATGTGTGCTACATTATTACCGTACTAAGAAGAAGGTTAATTACAAGAAGTTGATAATAGAGAAGaataaaaagagaaaaggAGGTGTATCTAAAAAGAAGACTAAGAAGAAGGAAAAATCTAATGAAATTACAGATACTAATGAAGATACTACAATGGAGGCCGAACAAGAACAACCTTCCAACATTAAAGAGGAAACACTTCATGATAATGATAAGGAAGAAATTGTAGTTGAAAACGAGGAAATTATTAGTAAAGAGGAGAATAGCATATCCAATGAAGAAATAGTAACTAACGAACAGAATACTGATACAAATGATAATGGCATTCCCAATGAAACGTCTTCAATCAACAATGTTAAGTCTACCTATGTCGAACCAGCAACAATGGAGCAAGGCATTGAAAAAACAGATGCCACCGTGAATCCTGAAATTACTGCACATCCAATTACAATTGAGAGCAGCATTGAGGGAGAAAACAAGCCTGTGCCCAACAACGAATTCCCAGATCTAGCAAATTCCACCAATTCTAGAAATGAAACTGAAATTCAAGAATCgaataaaagaaattttgaagaagtGGTTTATACATCTGGTACCGAACCAAAATATCCTcataataatcaatatcatGCAGATTATGAACACTATAGTAAACTTGATGAAAATGCATATGATGCTTCCAGTAAGAAGAAGTTTAAACCTCAAATCGATCATAAATCTAGTTATTGGAGTGTCAAAGAGGCCAATCTTTTCCCAGATTTATTGAAGCAATATGGTTCTCAATGGATACTCATATCTAATGCATTAGGAACCAAATCTACAACTATGGTTAGAAATTACTATCAACGTAATGCGGCTCAGCAAGGTTGGAAATTGATTGTGGAAGAGGCTGATTCAAAACTTAATGCGACCAGCTCTGGCTCAGTACAGCAATCTCAGATTTTAATACAAGCAGGGCAACAACAAACAAATGCAGCAGTTATGTATTCACAAAATGGTGTTCCAATACAACAAAAGCCTGCATTGGGATTTTTTTCCAATACTGATAATGAAGGAGCTAATAGCAGTACCACTGCACTGGCGTCTACTGCACAGCCTTTCAGCCAAGAATCTGCTCCAAAGGATATATTTTCAAGCGTTAGTTCTACAGGCATTACGTTGCCTCCTCCAAGATTACCTTCAATTCAATTGGGCAGACCTTCAATTTTTCCACAAAATGGCCAATACAGTGGGGATTCACATGTTCCATCACAACTACCGCCATCAAGATTTTCTTCTGTTTCTCACCAATCAAATCGTATATCTGATCTGctaaattcaaaaacacCTGATGTGGCCTCGGCAAACACCAATGCCGAAGCTTCTCCAATTAACTCATCAATTACCAATGACAGTTCAAAACAGATATTTACCGAGGCAAGACCTGCTTCTCAAATCAACACAAGACCTCTAATATCGTCGCTGCTAAACTATGAGTCCAACCAACCAGATATGAAGGCAGTTACTAACCGCGTGCTTGTTGTCCCATCAACAATCCCAATATCACCAATGCAACTACAAGCGAATACCATGCAACCACCACAGCTACCTGCATTAAACTTCAATACAGATCCTTTAGCTGCTTTAGCTGCAATTGCATCGGCATCAGAAAACATGTCTCCATTGCTTACGAAAAATACGACACCGTCGTCCTCTGCTCAAGATTCAACAACTCAACTTAAAGAAACTAAATGA
- the TPHA0A02600 gene encoding 40S ribosomal protein uS11 (similar to Saccharomyces cerevisiae RPS14A (YCR031C) and RPS14B (YJL191W); ancestral locus Anc_1.146) translates to MLYAYLSQVFGVARIFASFNDTFVHVTDLSGKETIARVTGGMKVKADRDESSPYAAMLAAQDVAVKCKEVGITALHVKIRATGGTRSKTPGPGGQAALRALARSGLRIGRIEDITPVPSDSTRKKGGRRGRRL, encoded by the exons ATGCTTTATGCAT ATTTATCTCAAGTTTTCGGTGTTGCTAGAATTTTTGCTTCCTTCAACGATACTTTCGTTCACGTTACCGATTTATCTGGTAAGGAAACTATCGCTAGAGTCACTGGTGGTATGAAAGTTAAAGCTGACAGAGATGAGTCCTCTCCATACGCTGCTATGTTAGCTGCCCAAGATGTCGCTGTTAAGTGTAAGGAAGTTGGCATCACTGCTCTACATGTTAAAATCAGAGCTACTGGTGGTACAAGATCGAAGACCCCAGGTCCAGGTGGACAAGCTGCTTTAAGAGCTTTAGCTAGATCCGGTCTAAGAATCGGTCGTATCGAAGATATTACTCCAGTTCCATCTGATTCTACGAGAAAGAAGGGTGGTAGAAGAGGTAGAAGATTATGA